One segment of Nostoc flagelliforme CCNUN1 DNA contains the following:
- a CDS encoding serine/threonine protein kinase, whose translation MNKSLFKSPSSTGLLANRYQLKQLIGSGGMGEVFLANDILLGGIPVAIKFLTQTVVDNKMEQDFAREALMSAALSQKSLHIVRAYDYGVNEKGKPYYVMEYLCGKSLKDLIPLPVPMFLTLSRQICLGLQCAHQGINIDGKICPLVHRDIKPANILVIPDQILGQLVKILDFGIARFLNYASTASTSRGFNGTLPYCSPEQLDGEKLDSRSDIYSLGVMMFEMLTGKKPWQPETDYFGAWYKAHHFEQPKAIADVKPTLKIPQKLNNLIMSCIAKKSCDRPQNIAQVLQVLNSLEESHCPIIPTTLSSSSILTRPLDSGLPITVEQSCRKLLWPQNKPIQEIVFPQVLDTAQGSITALWLMLPKQEIKNYAVSTRYNQFIFMTSPHPMLLWVTVLYNRQLAPKWLPCYLDMQNPQNLRLVSLLAENEHYPLIFFTLEAPHSCTNVLSSRIEPTQRQMLKNWAQQIHSLPPASVPQLSKQLLKQQYKQIQSRILQHLESQPQAILSGF comes from the coding sequence GTGAATAAGAGCTTATTTAAATCTCCAAGTAGTACGGGCTTGCTTGCCAATCGTTATCAACTCAAGCAATTAATTGGTAGCGGTGGTATGGGTGAAGTTTTTTTAGCAAATGATATTTTGTTAGGAGGCATACCAGTTGCTATCAAATTTTTGACTCAAACTGTTGTCGATAACAAGATGGAACAAGACTTTGCTCGTGAAGCTTTAATGAGTGCAGCTTTGAGTCAAAAGAGCTTACATATAGTGCGGGCGTATGATTATGGTGTGAATGAGAAAGGAAAACCATACTATGTTATGGAATATCTATGTGGGAAGAGTTTAAAGGATTTAATTCCGCTACCAGTGCCTATGTTTTTGACTCTCTCCCGTCAAATTTGTTTGGGCTTACAGTGCGCCCATCAAGGCATTAACATTGATGGCAAAATTTGTCCGTTAGTTCATAGAGATATTAAGCCTGCTAATATATTAGTTATTCCTGATCAAATATTGGGTCAGTTAGTTAAAATTCTCGATTTTGGTATTGCTAGATTTTTAAATTATGCATCAACAGCTAGTACAAGCAGGGGATTTAATGGCACTTTACCCTACTGTTCACCAGAACAGCTAGATGGGGAAAAATTAGATAGTCGCTCTGATATTTATAGCCTGGGTGTGATGATGTTTGAAATGCTCACAGGTAAAAAACCCTGGCAACCAGAAACTGATTACTTTGGCGCTTGGTATAAAGCACATCACTTTGAACAACCAAAAGCGATCGCAGATGTTAAACCTACTCTTAAAATACCTCAGAAGCTAAATAATTTAATCATGTCTTGTATTGCAAAAAAATCTTGTGATCGCCCTCAAAATATCGCTCAAGTTTTGCAAGTTTTAAACAGTTTGGAAGAGTCTCATTGTCCCATTATACCTACAACTTTAAGCTCTAGCTCCATCCTTACCCGTCCTTTAGATTCAGGTTTACCAATCACAGTAGAACAAAGCTGTCGCAAACTTTTGTGGCCTCAAAATAAACCAATTCAAGAAATTGTTTTTCCCCAGGTTCTAGACACCGCACAGGGATCTATAACAGCCCTATGGTTAATGTTGCCTAAACAAGAAATCAAAAACTATGCGGTTTCTACCCGTTACAACCAGTTTATCTTCATGACATCCCCTCACCCAATGCTGTTGTGGGTGACTGTACTCTACAATCGACAATTGGCTCCTAAGTGGCTACCCTGCTACTTAGATATGCAAAATCCCCAAAATCTTAGGCTGGTAAGTTTGCTGGCTGAAAATGAACACTATCCTTTGATTTTCTTTACTCTGGAAGCACCACATTCCTGCACCAACGTTCTCAGCAGTCGCATCGAGCCAACTCAGCGGCAAATGTTGAAAAACTGGGCGCAACAAATTCATAGTCTACCACCAGCTTCTGTGCCCCAGTTGAGCAAACAGCTATTAAAACAGCAGTATAAACAAATCCAATCCCGGATATTGCAGCATCTGGAATCACAGCCACAGGCTATATTATCAGGGTTTTAA
- a CDS encoding serine/threonine protein kinase: MSLSKVENMVGQKVELYDYIGQLLNNRYLIRDLIGKGGMSRVYLAEDTAKGGMPIAVKVLSFNLANQHMSQRFAREIFIGAQLGRKSKHIVRILSYGVTEDKTPFYVMEYLQGKNLKQILKIQPLTISKFLEICNQICLGLQCAHQGISLKGEIYPIVHRDIKPENIFITEDSRQGEIVKILDFGIAKFLTERSGMTLTDSFIGSLPYCSPEHMEGRKLLDVRSDIYSLGVLMFEMLTGKHPFQTKSNSFGTWYQAHRFQIPPTLEEVNPQVKIPQVLEKIVMSCLAKEVSDRPQNINQILEYLKKLNLQINDGFSSKNSDSIKLSCPVQLVPATLLSEKECLQKNWPKNKPIAPIGFPHLLQTTERAIPTFWAMLPKQEITRFLDKIHGTEFISKMNIYPMLLWVTVLYDTQPYMTKWLPYFLDLKDNKGQNIARTLAEVGYYHLLFFAIEDPTRCAHVTTLSLTANQRQQLIDCLDMSQPSNELILSNQAKNLLKTDYEKLKLDILRKLAADHKSEPEGFKNWMDKFLEMFLKLFSRS, translated from the coding sequence ATGTCACTAAGTAAAGTTGAGAATATGGTAGGGCAAAAAGTAGAATTATACGATTATATTGGACAGTTATTAAATAATCGCTACTTAATCAGAGATTTGATTGGCAAAGGGGGCATGAGTAGAGTTTATTTAGCAGAAGATACTGCTAAAGGTGGTATGCCGATCGCAGTCAAAGTCTTATCATTTAATTTGGCTAACCAGCACATGTCCCAACGCTTTGCCAGAGAGATTTTCATTGGCGCTCAATTGGGTCGCAAAAGTAAACATATTGTTCGCATTTTAAGTTACGGCGTTACCGAGGATAAAACTCCATTTTATGTAATGGAATACCTCCAAGGAAAAAATCTTAAACAAATTCTCAAAATTCAGCCCTTAACAATATCGAAATTTTTAGAAATTTGTAATCAAATTTGTTTAGGCTTACAATGTGCCCACCAAGGTATCAGCCTCAAAGGAGAGATTTATCCTATTGTTCATAGAGATATTAAACCAGAAAATATATTCATTACTGAAGATAGCAGACAAGGAGAAATTGTTAAGATACTAGATTTTGGTATTGCCAAGTTTTTAACAGAGCGAAGTGGGATGACTCTGACAGATTCTTTTATTGGCAGTTTACCTTACTGTTCTCCAGAACATATGGAAGGGCGCAAATTGCTAGATGTGCGCTCTGATATTTACAGTTTGGGAGTACTAATGTTTGAGATGCTGACAGGAAAGCATCCATTTCAGACAAAAAGTAACTCTTTTGGTACTTGGTATCAAGCGCATCGCTTTCAAATTCCACCTACCCTTGAGGAAGTGAATCCGCAAGTCAAAATACCGCAGGTGTTAGAAAAAATAGTGATGAGTTGTTTAGCTAAAGAAGTAAGCGATCGCCCTCAAAACATTAACCAAATATTAGAATATTTAAAAAAACTTAATCTTCAAATTAATGATGGTTTTTCTAGTAAAAACAGTGACAGTATTAAACTTTCATGTCCGGTTCAATTAGTACCTGCAACTTTATTATCAGAAAAAGAGTGTTTGCAGAAGAATTGGCCTAAAAATAAACCAATTGCGCCAATTGGGTTTCCCCATTTACTACAAACGACTGAAAGAGCTATACCAACTTTTTGGGCAATGTTACCCAAGCAAGAGATTACAAGGTTTTTGGATAAAATTCATGGTACTGAATTTATTAGTAAAATGAATATTTACCCGATGCTATTGTGGGTAACAGTACTATACGACACCCAACCTTATATGACTAAGTGGCTACCTTATTTTCTGGATTTGAAAGATAATAAAGGTCAGAATATAGCACGTACTTTAGCGGAAGTAGGTTACTATCATCTACTATTTTTTGCCATAGAAGATCCAACTCGTTGCGCTCATGTAACAACTTTAAGCCTTACAGCTAACCAGCGCCAGCAACTTATAGATTGCTTAGACATGAGTCAGCCTTCAAATGAATTAATTCTGTCTAATCAAGCCAAAAATCTTCTAAAAACAGATTATGAAAAGCTGAAGTTAGATATTTTACGAAAGTTAGCCGCAGATCACAAATCTGAACCCGAAGGTTTCAAAAATTGGATGGATAAATTTTTGGAGATGTTTTTAAAACTTTTCTCACGTTCTTGA